The segment GGGATGCCTATGACAGCCGGGATATTATTCCCATGTGGGTTGCAGACATGGATTTCCGTGCCCCTCCTGCGGTACTCGACGCTCTGCATGCCCGCGTAGACCACGGGGTCTTCGGCTATACCAGCGCGACCAGCGAACTGGTGGAGGTGACCTGCACCATGCTGGCGGATCACTGCGACTGGCGGGTGGAGCCGGACTGGTTGGTCTGGTTGCCCGGAATGGTGCCGGGCCTCCACGTTGCCGCCGCCGCTGTCGGCGAGGATGGTGACGCTGTCATGACCACAACACCGGTCTATCCGCCGTTTCTGCTGGCACCGCCCCGCGCACGGCGGGAGTTGCTTACTGTGCCCTTGGCGGATGCCAGCGGCCGCATCGATTTCGATGCGCTGGAGGCGGCGGTGCACCCGCGGGCCCGCATGCTCATACTCTGCAATCCGCATAATCCCACCGGTCGGGTATACAGCGAGGAGGAATTACGCCGTCTCGCGGATTTCTGTCTGCGCCATGACCTGGTGCTGGTCAGTGACGAGATTCATTGCGGCCTGGTGCTGGATTCCGACGCCCGCCACCACTGCGTGGCCGCCCTGGGCGAAGAGATCGCCGCGCGTACCATCACCCTCATGGCGCCCAGCAAGACCTACAACATCGCTGGCCTGGGGTGCTCCCTCGCCATCATCCCCGACCGGGATTTGCGGCGCCGCTTTGCTCGTGCCCGGGCCGGTTTCGTGCCCGGGGTCAACACGCTGGGCTACACCGCGGCCCTGGCGGCCTGGCGTGACTGTGCCAGCTGGCATGCGGCGCTGATCGATGTGCTGCGGCGCAATCGCGACCTGGTACAGGCGGCGGTGGATGCCCATCCGGCGTTGTCCATGCACAGCCCCCAGGCGACCTATCTGGCCTGGATCGATTGCCGTGAACTGGGGCTCAAGCATCCGGCGACCGCCTTTGAAGCCGCCGGTCTGGGCCTGTCCGACGGCCAGGCCTTCGACGGCACGGGCTATATGCGCCTCAATTTCGGTTGCCCGCTGCCAACCCTGGAGCGGGCGCTTGCCCGGCTGCAGCAGGTGGGGCGGGACTGAACGGCCCCGCGCTAGTCGTCTTCGGATAACGTGGCGGGCCGCGGCTTGTAGGCGGCCTCGCCGTTCAGCCCGGGATGGTCCGGTCGTGGGCGATCCAGGTGATAGCCCTGGGCCAGGTCCACGCCCATCTCCCGCAGCAACGCCAGGGTGGCGCCATCTTCAACGAACTCCGCGATGGTGCGCT is part of the Natronocella acetinitrilica genome and harbors:
- a CDS encoding MalY/PatB family protein, which encodes MQFDFDEVVDRHQTGSDKWDAYDSRDIIPMWVADMDFRAPPAVLDALHARVDHGVFGYTSATSELVEVTCTMLADHCDWRVEPDWLVWLPGMVPGLHVAAAAVGEDGDAVMTTTPVYPPFLLAPPRARRELLTVPLADASGRIDFDALEAAVHPRARMLILCNPHNPTGRVYSEEELRRLADFCLRHDLVLVSDEIHCGLVLDSDARHHCVAALGEEIAARTITLMAPSKTYNIAGLGCSLAIIPDRDLRRRFARARAGFVPGVNTLGYTAALAAWRDCASWHAALIDVLRRNRDLVQAAVDAHPALSMHSPQATYLAWIDCRELGLKHPATAFEAAGLGLSDGQAFDGTGYMRLNFGCPLPTLERALARLQQVGRD